In Bubalus bubalis isolate 160015118507 breed Murrah chromosome 3, NDDB_SH_1, whole genome shotgun sequence, a genomic segment contains:
- the MFSD6L gene encoding major facilitator superfamily domain-containing protein 6-like: MSANPQWDISRALRVARLFHLVCGVRDACVTPFLTLYLRQLGLAAPWVGILMGTKHLIAASWAPFCAFLARSHQKRRVLMTASLLGSAGASLFMVLVPPLDRDPGDRRCNGSHSLTAEGPPPGVALTVTVTLASEPASNSPAGALSLPGERSSGVAGTRGFGEGLGESGQEPFSYPPSSSVGSTQGTRNRSRVLVHPDTPGVTGSPREGAFRVVSPPLPLFAGGTVLASPANQSAAKGDGGALGLSLEGLQWTFILSLGSMVLWELLTSPLEQVADDSLYEYLDFVDATDRYRSLWVWRLLGTSVGVCGIAALVGPLDCFLATSGPRGVVHFYGYSLVSALALLVSIAFPVPVCRRQEPSYRTAKALSLVAGDPHLTVLALTIFLTGGVTSAVQNFLFWQMRDHGSSELIMGFSVALGLLGEIMLHPFKAPLLRKLSRVGTVGLGLGCLAGQLLYYSFLWSWWSVLPAQILSALSHGALWWAVSTSIEHLATPGTERPLSAVFRAHVCGSGASLGSFVGGFVVMRFSLPVLYQACCVLLLLWLALFLSIQPRLPQERKINYSKLLTVEASDTSDSEQGTERDWLVKAIREEHSGWRG, translated from the coding sequence ATGAGCGCCAACCCGCAGTGGGACATCAGCAGGGCGCTGAGGGTGGCCAGGCTCTTCCACCTGGTGTGTGGAGTCCGGGATGCCTGCGTGACCCCGTTCCTGACCCTCTACCTGCGGCAGCTGGGCCTGGCCGCACCCTGGGTGGGCATCCTCATGGGAACCAAGCACCTCattgctgcctcctgggctcccTTCTGTGCCTTCCTGGCCAGAAGCCACCAGAAGCGGAGGGTGCTCATGACAGCCTCGCTGCTGGGCTCGGCGGGGGCCAGCCTGTTTATGGTCCTGGTACCGCCCCTGGACAGAGACCCAGGGGACCGCCGGTGTAATGGAAGCCACAGCTTGACCGCCGAGGGCCCACCACCGGGGGTCGCACTAACTGTGACTGTCACCTTGGCCTCAGAGCCAGCCTCCAACTCCCCAGCGGGAGCACTCAGCCTCCCAGGGGAGAGGAGTTCTGGGGTCGCTGGAACCCGTGGCTTCGGAGAAGGGCTTGGGGAAAGTGGCCAAGAACCTTTCAGTTATCCGCCCAGCTCCTCCGTGGGCTCCACCCAAGGAACCAGGAACAGATCCAGAGTTCTCGTCCATCCTGACACTCCAGGAGTGACAGGTTCTCCCCGTGAAGGTGCTTTTAGAGTGGTCAGTCCGCCACTCCCTCTGTTTGCTGGGGGCACGGTGCTGGCAAGTCCAGCCAACCAGTCGGCAGCCAAGGGGGATGGTGGGGCCCTTGGCCTCTCCTTGGAAGGGCTGCAGTGGACTTTCATCCTCTCACTGGGCTCCATGGTGCTCTGGGAGCTGCTGACATCCCCTCTGGAGCAGGTGGCCGACGACAGCCTCTACGAATACCTGGATTTTGTGGACGCCACTGACCGCTACAGAAGCCTATGGGTGTGGAGGCTGCTGGGCACATCAGTCGGTGTGTGCGGCATTGCGGCCTTGGTGGGGCCGCTGGACTGCTTCCTGGCGACCAGTGGCCCGCGGGGCGTGGTGCACTTCTACGGCTACTCCCTGGTCAGCGCCCTGGCTTTACTGGTGAGTATCGCCTTTCCCGTCCCCGTCTGCCGGCGGCAGGAGCCCAGCTACAGGACGGCCAAAGCCCTGTCCCTCGTGGCCGGCGACCCCCACCTCACCGTCCTGGCCCTCACCATCTTCTTGACAGGAGGAGTCACCAGTGCAGTGCAGAACTTCCTGTTCTGGCAGATGAGAGACCACGGGAGCAGCGAGCTGATCATGGGTTTCTCGGTGGCCCTGGGCTTGCTGGGGGAAATTATGCTTCATCCTTTCAAAGCTCCGTTGCTTAGGAAGCTGTCCAGGGTAGGCACGGTGGGGCTGGGGCTAGGCTGCCTGGCGGGGCAGCTGCTGTATTACTCATTTCTCTGGAGCTGGTGGTCCGTCCTGCCGGCTCAGATCTTGAGCGCCCTCAGCCACGGGGCTCTGTGGTGGGCAGTCAGCACCTCCATAGAGCACCTGGCCACTCCTGGAACAGAGAGACCCCTGAGCGCTGTGTTCCGAGCCCACGTTTGTGGGAGTGGGGCCAGCCTGGGAAGCTTTGTGGGGGGCTTCGTGGTGATGCGCTTCAGCCTGCCCGTGCTCTACCAGGCCTGTTGCGTCCTCTTGTTGCTCTGGCTGGCCTTGTTCCTGTCCATCCAGCCCAGACTGCCCCAGGAGCGGAAAATCAACTACTCCAAGCTGCTGACTGTGGAAGCCAGTGACACAAGCGACTCTGAGCAGGGGACCGAACGGGACTGGCTAGTGAAGGCCATAAGGGAGGAACACTCTGGCTGGAGGGGCTGA